The Candidatus Effluviviaceae Genus I sp. sequence CGGCGGCATCGTCCACGACCAGGGCTTCCAGAGCGGGAAGTACGCGATGATCCTGAACGGGCCGTGGGCCGCGGAAAGCCTGAAGCGGACCGGCATCGACTTCGGCGTCGGGCTCATCCCGGCAGGACCTGCGGGGTCGCACACGAACGTCGGGGGGAACAACCTCGTCGCCTTCGCGAGCACGAAGCACCCGAAGCTGGCGAGCGAGTTCCTGATGTTCGTCGCGAGCGAGGAGATGCAGCGCATGTGGGCGATGCGGCTGGGGCAGATCCCGGTCAACGTCAAGGCCGCCGACGCGATCACGGCGGACGAACATCCCTATTTGGCAGTGTTCGTCGAGCAGATGAGGACCGCCGTCGCGCGTCCGCAGACGCCGTTCTACCCCGAGATGGAGAACCTCGCAAACCCCGAGATGCAGGCGGCGCTCGACGGCACGAAGACGGTGAAGGCCGCGCTCGACGCGGCGGTGGCGGAGATCGACAAGCTGCTCGCCGAGGGGCGGTAGATCAGGGGCCGGCCGCGGGGCGAGCGGGCATCGCGCCCGCCCGCTCCCCGCAGACGGCTCCCCAACGGAGGTGCTCGCATGATGTGGCGCTCGCTCATCCTCTCGTGCCTGATCGCGACGGTTGCCGTTTCGGGCGCTTCGGCCGCGGTGCTGGCGTCGTGGACCGACCCGGCGGGCGACGACACGGGGGACGGGGACTACACGTATCCCACGAACCCGGCGTTCGGGGAGGGCGGTCAGGCGGACATCCTCTCGTTCTCGATCGAGAAGACGAACGGCGACCTCGTCTTCGTGTTCCGGATGCGGAAGCTCGTGGACCCGTGGGGCGTCGGGAACAGGCTCACGATGGTCGCGGTCGCCATCGACACGGAGGAGGGCGGCGACAGGGAGCTTCGTCGCAACGCGAACGTCCTGCTCGAGCGGCCGTCGGAGTACCAGGTCTTCGCCGCGGGGGAGACGGTCGAGGTCATCGACAGGAACGCCGAGCGCGTGGAGATCGGAGCGACCGCGAGGACCGACATCGCCAAGGGCGTCATCGCGATCTCGGTGCCCATCGCTCGGATCGACGGTGCGGCGTCCGACTGGCGGTTCACGCCTGCGGCCGGGCTCCAGGACGACTACGGCGCGGGCGGGCTCGGCGACTTCCGCGAGGTCAAGGCGAAGGCCGAGGAGTGGCGCGGCGGCGGCGGGCACGACCTCGCGATCAACCCCAACGTGTACGACATCATCGTGCCCCCACGGAAGAAGATGCTGTGGATGTTCGGCCGTGGGCAGCGAACGCAGGCGCAGATCCTCGGCGCGTACGACCTCGACGCGGGGAAGTACGCGGTGCTGCCTGCGCTGGAGATCGAGTAGCGCGTATCGAACGGAGGGACATCATGAAGCGGGTCGCCTGCGCGGCGGCGGTGGCCGCCGCTCTCCTTCTAGCAGCGGCGCAGTCCTTCGCCGCCCTAACTCCCGTGCCGGTCGAGGGCGGGTTCGCCTTCACGTTCAGCGCGCCGGGGGCGCGCTCGGTGCACCTCGCCGGCGAGTTCAACGGCTGGGACCCGGGCGGCATCCCGATGGCCGACCCCGACGGCGACGGCGTGTGGGAGGCAGTGATCGACCTCGACCGCGGACGCACCTACCAGTACAAGTTCGTGCTGAACGGCGGCGAGCGGTGGGAGCCGGACCCGGAGAACCCCGAGCGGACCGACGACGGCCATGGCGGGTACAACAGCGTCCTCTCGATCACCGAGGACGGCGGGGTCGTGCTCGGCGCACTCGACGCGGGGAAGCCCGTCGTGCACGAGCCCATCGTGGACTCACACCCGCCGCTTGAGCATCCCATCAACGTCGCCATCGTCTGGCACCAGCACCAGCCGAAGTACCTCAAGGACCTCGACACCGGCGAGTACCTCGAGCCGTGGGTGCGCCTGCACGCGATCAAGGACTACTACGACATGGTCGCGATCCTCGACGAGTTCCCGGCCATTCGGTTCACGGTGAACCTGACGCCCGTGCTCATCACCCAGCTCACGGACGTGGTCGACGCCTACGATCGCGGCGGCGCCACCGACCGCTACCTCAGGATGACGCTCAAGGACGCCGCCGAGCTCACGGACGACGATAAGGTCCTCCTGCTCTCGAGCTTCTTCAACGCGCACTGGGACAACATGATCCACGTCTGGCCGCGCTACAGGGAGCTCAAGGACCGGAAGCTCGGCGACAGCCGTGAGCTCCTCGCGAAGACGGCGGCCTCATTCAGCGCGCAGGACTTCCGCGACCTGCAGGCGTGGTTCAACCTCGCGTGGTTCGACCCTGACTTCCAGGAGAAGGACGTC is a genomic window containing:
- a CDS encoding extracellular solute-binding protein, which encodes GGIVHDQGFQSGKYAMILNGPWAAESLKRTGIDFGVGLIPAGPAGSHTNVGGNNLVAFASTKHPKLASEFLMFVASEEMQRMWAMRLGQIPVNVKAADAITADEHPYLAVFVEQMRTAVARPQTPFYPEMENLANPEMQAALDGTKTVKAALDAAVAEIDKLLAEGR